The proteins below come from a single Xenopus tropicalis strain Nigerian chromosome 9, UCB_Xtro_10.0, whole genome shotgun sequence genomic window:
- the LOC105948534 gene encoding uncharacterized protein LOC105948534 encodes MASNRQLVGIFSRESQEAYDWLITFLLTISAVRDVRTVHISNTNYGNVMAEASKCAFAILYHTRNRGRINITDVTDSLYDRELEDLSRCLGRDKVIVVIDDLEDSSLAAKNLILQNQPSIGRWAVELFLFSDQEKTYHGTALCGNKMNELATLIKNADKKFRHGHPVYMGNVSNDNEPAEGTNCCQRLCEFTARLWICNSFKIITICIGFLSIYILILVIFLVLKCSNKAEPTSSPLNTSTDHWATVFSSISPTTLPFPENLTLSLENATTFQKTP; translated from the exons ATGGCGTCAAACAGGCAACTGGTTGGGATCTTTTCACGTGAATCCCAAGAGGCATATGATTGGCTGATCACGTTCCTGCTGACCATATCTGCGGTGAGGGACGTCCGAACTGTTCATATCTCCAACACCAACTATGGAAATGTTATGGCTGAGGCTTCCAAGTGCGCCTTTGCCATCCTGTACCAtaccaggaacagaggaaggaTAAACATAACCGATGTGACCGACTCTCTCTATGACAGAGAACTGGAGGATTTGTCTCGTTGTCTAG ggAGAGATAAAGTCATAGTGGTGATTGATGACCTGGAGGACAGCAGTTTAGCGGCCAAGAACCTTATCCTGCAGAACCAGCCCAGTATTGGGAGATGGGCCGTAGAGCTCTTCCTCTTCAGCGACCAGGAGAAGACTTATCATGGAACAGCATTGTGTGGAAACAAAATGAATGAGCTGGCAACATTAATAAAGAATGCAGACAAGAAATTCCGTCATGGTCACCCAG TGTACATGGGCAATGTCTCCAATGACAATGAACCA GCTGAGGGAACAAACTGCTGCCAGAGACTCTGTGAGTTTACAGCAAGACTTTGGATCTGTAACTCCTTCAAG ATAATCACCATATGCATAGGTTTCTTGTCCATCTACATTTTGATCCTTGTGATTTTCCTGGTTTTAAAGTGCAGTAACAAGGCGGAGCCAACAAGTTCTCCGCTAAACACTTCTACTGACCATTGGGCCACCGTTTTCAGCTCAATCAGCCCGACCACACTTCCATTTCCAGAAAACCTTACCTTGAGCCTGGAAAATGCCACCACTTTCCAGAAAACACCTTGA